From one Populus alba chromosome 17, ASM523922v2, whole genome shotgun sequence genomic stretch:
- the LOC118029393 gene encoding receptor-like protein kinase FERONIA has protein sequence MSSSSSKSLSLTSLSLFTPLHLSFLFLHLTILVTGDPPPPYVPLDSIALDCGSSSDSIGNARNWTADINSRVALLDQDGPSTNSTANGASTSSVPYHTARVSLSKFTYTFRVNTTGPKFVRLYFNPASYTGLNRSKASFSVTTRRYTFLSNFSGFHYTDPLGERGYAREFILNVEDEKKNLSITFTPSPHVADAYAFINGIEIVSMPTNLYYTAGDNPELYNFDQGVYLPLQNETALEIMYRVNVGWKDIPPPDDNGMFRSWLRDVDYLTDARPSALVYNDTIQLQYNHTRYAAPDVLYRNARTMGNDSTVNEKYNMTWEFPVHSTFTYLVRLHFCQFMPILSQKNDMIFQIYIANQTAERNADIISWADGYGVPIYKDYVVMMDAGGNEGIQNLSIALHPSQSAIAFDAMLNGAEIFKLSKSDNLSGPNPDAFPDSPASNTPSATSTKPKHSRRRTVAIIGAAVSGIVVVSVLFLLIFRRRVRKFKDLVSGDAASNISPLVSSSRKSTKTHRPSLPSDLCYRFSLVEIIAATNNFDDSFIIGVGGFGNVYKGLFDGGVNRAAIKRLNPSSRQGATEFRTEIEMLSQLRFRHLVSLIGYCNDNNEMILVYDYMARGTLRDHLYRTDNPPLSWTQRLEICIGAARGLDYLHTGAKHTVIHRDVKTTNILLDEKWVAKVSDFGLSKTGPTSTSKGHVSTVVKGSIGYLDPEYCQRQQLTEKSDVYSFGVVLFEVLCARPAINRSAVPASLAELARQSHSNGTINEIIDPYLDGKISPDCLKNFVDVAVRCLLENGIERPSMTDVVWGLEFALQLQESVEEYVIGAQTEKEVDMVTPLKGSSIDDSSNLFSTGSELVVNSRILEMATTSSSDGQSFLSNESEKMMSGAVFSEIMNPEGR, from the coding sequence atgagtagcagcagcagcaaatctctctctctcacaagcTTATCTCTCTTCACTCCTCTGCACCTCTCCTTCCTGTTCCTCCATCTCACCATCCTTGTAACCGGGGATCCACCACCACCTTACGTCCCCCTCGATAGCATAGCGCTTGATTGTGGTTCATCCTCCGATAGTATTGGAAACGCTAGAAACTGGACTGCAGACATCAACTCAAGAGTGGCCCTTCTAGATCAAGACGGCCCCTCAACAAATTCCACAGCAAATGGAGCCTCCACTAGCTCTGTACCTTATCATACTGCTCGCGTCTCTCTCTCCAAATTCACCTACACGTTTCGTGTCAATACAACGGGACCTAAGTTTGTTCGCCTCTATTTCAATCCAGCTTCCTACACTGGTCTCAATAGGTCTAAAGCATCTTTTTCTGTCACAACCCGTCGCTATACCTTTCTTAGCAACTTCAGTGGCTTCCATTACACTGACCCTCTTGGTGAACGAGGTTACGCCAGagaattcatcttaaatgttgaagatgagaagaaaaatcTGAGCATAACGTTCACGCCAAGCCCTCATGTAGCTGATGCATATGCTTTCATCAACGGGATTGAAATCGTATCCATGCCCACCAATCTTTATTACACTGCAGGAGATAACCCAGAGCTGTATAATTTTGACCAGGGGGTCTATCTTCCCCTTCAAAATGAAACTGCTTTAGAGATCATGTACCGAGTAAACGTGGGTTGGAAAGATATCCCACCGCCCGACGACAATGGCATGTTTCGAAGTTGGTTACGCGATGTTGATTACTTGACGGATGCTCGACCAAGCGCTTTGGTATATAATGACACTATTCAACTTCAGTATAACCACACTCGCTATGCTGCACCTGACGTCCTCTATCGAAATGCTAGGACCATGGGGAACGATTCTACTGTAAATGAGAAATACAATATGACTTGGGAGTTTCCGGTCCACTCCACATTCACCTATCTTGTTAGGCTTCATTTCTGTCAGTTTATGCCGATTCTATCGCAAAAAAACGATATgatctttcaaatatatatcGCTAATCAAACGGCAGAGCGTAACGCAGATATAATATCTTGGGCTGATGGATATGGGGTTCCCATATACAAAGATTACGTCGTGATGATGGATGCCGGAGGAAACGAAGGGATACAGAATTTGTCGATTGCATTGCACCCTAGTCAGTCTGCTATTGCCTTTGATGCAATGTTGAATGGAGCTGAAATCTTCAAATTGAGTAAATCAGACAATCTTTCCGGACCAAATCCTGACGCGTTTCCGGACAGCCCCGCTAGTAATACTCCTAGCGCGACCTCAACAAAGCCAAAGCATAGTCGAAGAAGAACAGTCGCCATTATTGGTGCTGCTGTTTCGGGCATTGTTGTCGTCTCAGTTCTATTTCTCTTGATTTTCCGGAGAAGAGTCCGAAAATTCAAGGACTTGGTTTCTGGTGATGCAGCTTCAAACATAAGCCCTCTTGTTTCCTCTTCACGAAAGTCAACAAAGACCCATAGGCCATCTCTCCCTTCTGATCTATGCTACCGTTTCTCGCTAGTTGAGATCATAGCAGCTACAAACAACTTCGACGATTCCTTCATTATTGGTGTTGGTGGCTTTGGTAACGTGTACAAAGGATTATTTGATGGTGGAGTCAATCGTGCTGCGATCAAGCGATTGAATCCAAGTTCGCGGCAGGGTGCAACCGAGTTCAGGACAGAGATTGAGATGCTCTCCCAGCTTAGATTCCGCCATTTGGTTTCTCTAATTGGTTActgtaatgataataatgagaTGATCCTGGTGTATGATTATATGGCTCGGGGGACGCTTCGTGATCATCTCTACAGAACTGATAATCCTCCACTTTCATGGACTCAGCGCCTAGAGATTTGCATCGGTGCTGCCCGTGGGTTGGATTACCTTCACACAGGTGCCAAGCACACTGTCATTCATCGTGATGTGAAGACAACAAATATCTTGCTGGATGAGAAATGGGTGGCCAAAGTTTCGGATTTCGGATTGTCCAAAACAGGTCCTACGAGCACATCGAAGGGCCACGTGAGCACCGTTGTGAAAGGTAGCATAGGGTACTTGGATCCCGAATATTGTCAACGCCAGCAATTGACAGAAAAATCTGATGTCTACTCATTTGGGGTTGTGTTGTTCGAGGTATTGTGTGCTAGACCAGCAATAAACCGATCAGCAGTGCCAGCAAGTCTAGCAGAGTTGGCTAGACAAAGCCACAGCAACGGAACGATTAATGAAATCATTGATCCGTATCTGGATGGAAAGATCTCACCAGATTGTCTGAAAAACTTTGTTGATGTTGCAGTGAGATGCTTGCTCGAGAATGGAATCGAAAGGCCATCGATGACCGATGTGGTTTGGGGCCTTGAGTTTGCATTGCAACTGCAAGAGAGTGTAGAAGAGTATGTCATAGGAGCTCAAACTGAGAAAGAAGTTGACATGGTGACTCCTCTGAAAGGCTCCTCAATCGATGACAGCAGTAATTTGTTTAGTACTGGCAGTGAACTAGTCGTGAATTCCCGCATTTTGGAAATGGCAACAACAAGCAGCAGCGACGGACAAAGTTTTCTAAGCAACGAGTCGGAGAAAATGATGTCTGGTGCTGTGTTCTCCGAGATCATGAACCCAGAGGGGCGATGA